TGCTCCGTGAACTGATGCCCGATATCGTCGTGCTGGTGGAGACCGACCCCGACCAGATCCTGATGCGCCGGCTCGGCGACGCCTCGAGAGCCCGCGACATGGAAGGATACCGCTCGATCGCCGAACACCAGGAGTTCAACCGCGCGGTCAGCGCGGCATACGCGATGTACACCGGCTGCACCATCAAGATCGTCCGGAACGAAAACTTCCTGCTCGAACAGGGCATCGACGACCTGGTGAGTGTGCTGAGGTAACCTGATATGGTCGACCTGAAGAAGCACGGCCCGACGATCGCCCTCGTCTTTACCATGCTCGTGATGCTCTCGTACAGCATCGAGTGGATACGGGTGACGGTCGGTCACGCAATGGATGTAGTGCTCGGCCCCTTTATCGACACCCTCGGGGTGCCGTTCTTCGTCATGATCCTGATCCTCTCGAGCATCACGGGTCTCTACTCTTCGCTCGTCCAGAAGTACACCATCGACTACGAGAAGATGCAGGAGACGCAGGCGAAGATGAAGGTCTTCCAGAAGGAGTTCCGGGAGGCCCAGCTCTCCGGGGACGAGAAGAGAGTCAAGAAACTCCAGGGAAGACAGGAGCGGATGATGCAGGATCAACTTGAGATCTCCCGGCAGCAGTTCACGCCGATGGCGATCATCCTGGTGCTCTCCGTGCCGATCTTCTTCTGGCTTCTCCTGCGGCTCCCCGAGATCGGCACACCGGTCGCCATTGAGACCGGTATCGTGATGCCGTTCTTCGGAGCGGTCAGCCTCTCGAGCTTTGCGTTCTGGATCGTCCCGGCCTGGATTCTCTGGTACATGCTCTGCTCGCTGACCGTCAGCCAGGTGATCCGGAAGTCCCTCAACATCGGAGGGCTCTGATGCGGATCACCATCAGCGGCCCGCCGGGGAGCGGCACCACGTCGCTCGCCCGCTACCTTGCCGGGAAGCACGGGCTCGACCTCATCTCCGCGGGAGAGGTCTTCCGCCAGCTCGCGAAGGAGCACGGCATGGAACTCGCTGAGTTCGGAAAGTTTGCGGAGAGCGATCCCTCGGTCGACCGGATGATCGACGCCCGGCAGAAGGAGATCGGCGAAGCCTCCGACGACATCGTCATCGAGGGCAGGCTCTCGGGCAGGATGGTCGAGAACGCCGATCTCCGCATCTGGCTTTCGGCATCGATCTCCTGCCGGGCAAAACGGATTGCAGGGCGTGACGAGATGGACGAAGAGGGAGCTCGCGTCTATACCGAGAACCGGCAGCGTTCGGAATCGACTCGCTACCGGAACTACTACGGCATCGAGATCGACGACCTTTCGCCGTACGACGTCGTCCTCTCGTCCGAGACCTTCGGCGTGGACGCCCTCGGCACGATCGTGGACGCCGCGATCGCGTGCCTTGCCCGGCAACGGGAAGGCGCTCTCTAGAGCCCGGAACCCCTCTTTGCTTTTATCTTTTTGATGCGCCGGAGCCGCGTCCATTCCTGCCGCTCCATCTCGTCGCGCCGGTCCTCGATGAGCCGGCGGGTATCCGTGAGTTCCGGGATGATCTTGAACTCCAGCGCGTTCACCCGCCGCCGCGTCTTCTCGATATCGTCGAGCAGGTGTTTGACGCCTCCTTCACGTTCGGCGGTCACGATGATCGCCTCGAGGAGATCCTCGTAGGCATCGGCCGCATCGTCGATGACCGACGATGTTCCGAGGATGCCGTAACCCCGCTGGTCGAGCGTCTTTCTCACCATCACCGGCTCGAGAGCCGGGAGCCGCACCCCGAATATGTTCCTGTGCCCGGCTGTATAGGACGGTTCGGCCTCCACCGAGAGTGCTGCAAGGAGGACGCCCGTCGCCCCTTCCATCATGGCGGCGACCGCCGCCATCTCCCGTGCACCGGCGTACTTCTCCTCGAGTGCCCGGCGCTCTTCTGCAGCCTCATCGGTGAGCCTGACCAGTTCCAGCATCATGCCGTCGAGTTTCATCGATAACAGCCGGTGCACCCTCTCCGCGAGCGCCAGCCGCCGCCTGACGATCAGGAGGCCGGCCCTGGTGGGTTTGATCTCGTCGACCGGCATGATGCTCTCCTACAGGACGATGTACTGCCATATCCGCTCGGGCGCGAGATCGAATGCTTTTCCCCGTGCGATTGCCCGCAGGTTCGCGACCTCGTACTTCTTCCGCTCGAGGTAGGCGAGCACCGGGAGAACCGAGAACGGGTGCCGCCGGGAGAGGGCCTCCAGGTGGTGGAGCCTGACGCGGGTGACCGCCATCTCGATCTCGTGAACGGGCCGCCTGCGCCGGTGCCACCGTTGCCAGACCAGTTCCGCGGCGTCAACGCTCGAAAAATCCGGGTCCTGCCGGAGTTCGCGCACCGCCTGGGCGAGAACCGGGACGATGCCGGTATCGAGGAAGACGCTGACGAACTCTCCTTCTGTCTCGATGCCGTAGAGCCTCCGGAAGATCTCGACGGGGATACGGCCGCCGGGGATCATCGTCCGGTCGATGGTCGCGAGGTCGCATGCTTCTTCCGTGCAGTGGAGGCGGAGGAGGTTTCTCATGTTGGTAATGTCGATCTCGAACCGGAGGTAGGCGATCAGTTCCCGGCACCCGCTGCACCCGGTCGTGGCAAGACCGAGCAGGTCGGCGTAATATTGCCGGTAAAGGTCGTTCTCGATCCGGGCAAAGGCACCCTTTTCACCGCAGACCCGGTAGTACTCCGCAAGAACCGGGTAGAGCCGCCAGTCCTGGAGCGCCTCGATAGCCTCTCCGCAGTTCGTGAAGTTAAGAAGACGGTCGAGAAGCGTGGCGTCGAGTTCCCCCGCCGGGACGAGGAGGTCGCGGATCTGGCGGCGGGGTATCTCGTGAACCGTGCCCCGCATGATCGCCATGACGTTTGCGATGTCCCACCGGTTGAGGTACTCTCCGGTCAGGGTATGCAGATCGCCGGGAGCGGTCGCCATGGCGTGCCGGAACGACTGCGCCAGGTTGCGGTTTACCGCCTCCTCGATGAGCTGGGCGCCGGAGAAGTCGTGCGCGAGATCCAGGACATGGTGTTTATACTCCTCCCGTCGGCTGAGGTAGCCGAGCACCCCCGGTATGCTCATCTGCATGAGCCGCAGGTAGTCTTCACGGGGAAGGAGCGCCGTCCTCCTTACCCGGAACCGGGTGCAGGCGTAGATGCACGAGGGGGAGGTCACGCCCAGCGGCGGCATATATTCCCATTACCGTTCCCCCGTATAAATGCGCACCCGGGTCCGGCAGGGAGGGCCGAAATCTACCGGCGACGGTGTAGCCGGACGAGAGGCGGGTTCCCGGGAGGCTTACAGCACCGGCATGACGATCATCGTCAGGAGTTCGCTCTCGGGATACTCGGGCCCGTTGTAATAGTGTTCGTAAGCGGTGCCGACGGGCTTGAGCCCGTTCTTCTCTATCCAGCCCGCCATCTCCTCGTACGTCGGCGCCATATCTCGATATGCGCCGCGGTACATGCAGAAGACGACTCTGCCTCCCGGGATGGAGCCCGGTTGCATATCCCCTTTCTCCGGCAGCACCTTCGATACGGGGAATCCCATCTCCACATCGAGGTTTTGCATGTCCATGTTGTGGTATGCCACATACGGGACGTCCGAGAGAAGTTCTCCGAGTTCTTTCATGTAGGCGGCCATTCTGCCGTATCCCCCGCCAATCAGCATCGGCAGATCTTCGACCTTTGCCCGGGTGCGGATCGATAAGGTAGGTTGTTCTCTCTTCTGTAACAGTTCAATGTTCGATATTCTCGGCATCTTGTTCCTCCAATTCTCCCGGCGCGCCTTGTTGACCCTGTAAGCGGCCGGGGCTCTCTTCTCAGTCGATGATTCCATCTCGCTCTTCAAATACTTTCTGCCGTCGGGCCGCTCTTTGCCCCCTGCAGATAAGATTCATATTCCGTGCCGCCAACCCGCCATCGATCGCCATGCCCTGCTCGGTCGTGACGGGGGATCTCTTTGCCGGCCACGACGCGCCCGGTCACCCCGAGTCGCAGGCACGCCTCGATGCCGCTCTCGCGGGGGTGCCGGCCGACGTCCGTCGCATCGCCCCGGAGCGGGCGACGCTAAAAGACCTGGCGCTGGTGCATACAGGCCGGCATATCGATCTGATCCGCTCGTTCTGCCGGGAGTGCCCCCCGGGCAGGGTCCGTTACCTTGACCCGGACACCTACGTCACCTCCCGTTCCTTCGACGCGGCGCTCTATGCGGCCGGAGCCGCATGGCAGGCGGTGGGACAGGCACTTTCGGGCAAGCACTGTTTTGCTCTCGTCCGCCCGCCGGGGCACCATGCCACACCCGACCGGGCGATGGGGTTCTGCCTCTTCAACAACGTTGCCGTCGCGGCGGCGAAGGCGCTGTTATCGGTCGACCGGGTGGCGGTCGTGGACTGGGACCTGCACCACGGGAACGGGACACAAGCAGCGTTCTACACCTCGGATCGGGTGCTCTACTGTTCGGTTCACCAGGCGGGGATCTTCCCCGGCACCGGGTGGCCGGATGAGCGGGGTGCCGGGCCGGGTGCAGGCTATACGGTCAATGCACCTATCGAGGCCGGTTCGACCGGCGCCGACTATGCCCTGGTCTTTCGCGAGGTCTTCGTCCCGGTGCTCCGGCGGTTCGACCCGGACGTCGTGGTGGTCTCGGCAGGCCAGGACGCGCTCTTCGACGACCCGCTCGGTTCGATACGACTCCGACCCGAAGACTTCGGGGCACTGGCCGGGATGCTCGTGGACGCGAGTCCTGCGGCGCTCGCCCTCGTGCTCGAAGGCGGTTACGGCCGGTCGCATGCAGGGGCGGTCGGTGCGATCCTTGCCGCCCTTAACGGAGCCCGCTTCGAGCCCGCCGGCGGCGCGGCGAAGGCGAGCACCCGGCACCTCGTGGAGGCGTATGCCGACCGCCGGCATGCCGTCCCGCTCTGACGTCGATCAGGTTCATCTCCTTTCGGGTCGATCGGATGACTATGAACCGCATCGCCGATCATATCCTGATTGTAACGGGTGCTCTTCTCCTCATCGCCCTTGTCGCCGCACCGGCGGTCTCCGCCGTTTCGGTGTACCCGGGAAGCGAGTTAGCGCTCACGGGGACGAGTACGGGGAGCGATACCGTCTACCTCTTCGTGACCGGTCCGAACCTCCCGCCCGCCGGCGGGCGGCTTGACAATCCTCATACGGTCGTCCGCTCGGGAGATCCGGGGAGTTTCACGAGGGTGACGGTCGGTAGCGACGACCGCTGGACCTACCGCTGGAGGACGGGTGAGGCCGGACTCGACCCCGGGACGTACACTGTTTACGCCGTGGAAGCGCCTGTCGACCGCCGGAACCTCGCCGGCCACGGCTACACGACCATCCCCGTTACCCTCGGATCTCCACCGGGAACCACGGTTGCGGGAACCGCCGTGCCCACCACCCCGCCCGTGGAGACGGGGATCCCGACGGCGACAACGTCGACGGCCACACCCTCGCCTGAGCCGACGACAGCGGCGCCTCCCCTTGCCGCCCTCATGACGGCCGGTGCGGCGGTTGCTGCGGCGATCCTGCGGCGCTGATCGGCACGGGAGAGGGTCTCCTCTCCCAAAAATATATATTCACAAATGTACTATTCTGTACAACAATGTTTGATGTGGTCGGGCCAGCAGGTCTCCGTCCCGCTACACCTGCCCTGTCAAGTCGCTCGTCGAACCCTAGTAGTATGAGATTGATACCATGAAATCGAGAGATATTGCAATCGTCGGCATACTCCTTGCCATAGGGGCCATCATCAGGTACATGTCCCTCCTGATCCCCGGCCCCATCGTATCGAACCTCGTGATCGCTTTCTACTGCCTCGCCATCATCCTCATCGCGCCCACGTTCCGTGAGGCGCTCGGGATCGGCGTCGTGGCCGGCGTCGTCTGTGCGCTCCTCAGCCACTCGATCTTCCCGCCCGCAAACCTCATCAGCGAACCCATCGGTGCGGTCGCCTGTCTCGGGGTCTACCTGGTGCTGAGAGACCGGTTCGTCCTTGCCCCGGCGGTGACGACGCTTCTCGCCACCTTCGCGAGCGGGTTCTCGTTCATCCTCATCTCCATCCTCGCCGTTGCCCCGACCGTTCTTGACAAATTCGGAACCCTCGAGGCGTTCCTTGCGGTCACCGTCCCGATCGTCCTGATCACGGCGGGGGTCAACGCCGCCGTCGCTCAGGCGCTCGAGATGCCCGCGTCGCGGGCACTGATGCGGGGGGCCCGAGAGAAGGCCCCGGGACGGGATGCGAGGCCGGTCGATGAGTCCTGAGACCGGGCGGGAGACCGCCCTCTCCCTCCGGGGTGTCTCCTACACCTACCCCGGATCGGAGACGCCGGCGCTCAACGGGATCAGCCTCGAACTCCGGAAGGGCGAGATCGTCTTCGTCACCGGCCCGACCGGGGCGGGCAAGACGACGCTCTGCCTTGCGGCGTCGGGCATCCTCCACCACGAGTACGGCGGCACGCTCGAGGGTGCGATCACCATTCTCGGCAAAAGCGTCCGGGACTACCGGAACATGGGCGAGATCGGGAGGGACGTCGGCGTGGTCTTCGATGACGCCGACGCCCAGCTCATCTTCACGACCGTCGAGGAGGAGGTTGCGTCCGGGCTTGAGAACCTCGGAATCCCCCGTGAGGAGATGCGGCAGAGGCTCCGCGAGGTGATGGAGGCGACCGGGATCGCCGATCTCGCGGATCGTGCCCCGCACACCCTCTCGGGGGGGCAGAAGCAGCGGGTCGCCATCGCCGCAACAATCGCGCTCGGCACGAAGATCCTGATCCTCGACGAACCCACCGCGGAACTGGACGCGGAGGCGACCGCCGCGGTATCCGCCCTCCTCCGGAGGCTCTCGGGGAAGGGCACCGCCGTGCTCATCGTCGAGCAGAAGATCGGGGAGCTTGCCGCCATCGCGGACAGGATGGTCGTCGTCGAGGACGGAGCGATCGCACGGGTCGGGTCCCCCGCGGAGATGATGCAGGAGTCCGTCCGGGAGCAGCCGGCGGGCGGCGATGCCCGGCCCCCGGCACCGGCGGCAGTTCTCCCTGGAGAGGGCGTCCCCGTCATATCCATCCGGGGGCTCGTCCATCACTACGATGGGGTCGAGGCCATACGGGGCCTCGACCTCGAGGTCGCTTCCGGAGAGATCGTGGCCGTGGCCGGGGAGAACGGGTCCGGGAAGACGACGCTCGTCAAGCATTTCAACGGGCTGCTCCGCCCGACCGAAGGCAGCGTCACTGTCGACGGGCTCGACGCCGCAACCGTCCCGATAGCGGAACTCGCGCGTCACGTGGGCCTCGTCTTCCAGAACCCGGACACCATGCTCTTTGCCGAGACCGTGGCGGACGAGGTGGCGTTCGGCCTCAAGAACATCGACCCCGGGGCTTCGGGGGAGCCTGTCGACGCGGCCCTCCTTGAGGTGGGCCTTCTCCACCGGAAGACGGCCTACCCGCGCTCGCTCTCGCGGGGCGAGCGGCAACGCCTGGCGATCGCCTGCGTCATCGCCATGAAACCGAAGGTCATCGTGCTCGACGAGCCCACGACCGGGCTCGATGCCCGCGAATCCGGGAGGGTCATGGAGATCCTCGGCCGCCTGCGGCAGGACGGGCACACGATCGTCATGGTGACGCACGATATGCGTCTTGGAGAGATGTATGCAGATCGTATCGTCAGGATGGAGCAGGGAAGAGTCATCCGCGACAGCAGAACTTACGAGGAGGAACCATGTCTGAAATCATGCAGTATGTCACCCGGGAGAGCGCCTTTCACCGCCTCCACCCGCTCACCAAACTGATCTTTGCGGTCGTCGTCGTGGCCCTTGCGGTGCTGACGAGCGATACGGTGATGCTTGCGGCGCTTGCCGGGGCGGTCGTGGCGGTTGCGATAGCGAGCGGGCTTGCCCGCGATCTCCTCCGTCAGGTTCCGCTGCTGCTCTCGCTTGCGGTGAGCCTGCTCGCCCTCACCATCCTCACCATCAGGAGCGGGGAGATCGTCTGTTACCTGGTTCCGCAGTCGGTTCCGGTCATCGGCGGGGCGCTCCCCGTCACGGCGGGGGCGATCGACCTTGCGCTCGCGATGTCGCTCCGGTTCGCCGCGATGCTCTTTGCGTTTCAGCTCCTGGTCATATCCACCCAGCCGCGCGACCTCGTCCACGTCATGGACCGCCTCAGGATGCCGGTCGACTACACCCTCATGTTCCTGATTGCGCTCCGGTTCATCCCGAGCCTGCAGCTTGAGGGGAAGCGGATTCACGAAGCACAGCTTGCCCGTGCCTACAATCCCGGGAACGGTCTTGCCGGGAAGATACGGGGGCTCTTTCCCATCATCATCCCCCTGGTCTCGAACTCGCTCGGGAAGGCCACGATCCTCGGGCTGACGATCGATCTCCGCGGATACCGTTCCGGCAGGCGGACGCCGATGCGCGACCTCTCCCCGGGCCGGGCGGACGTCGCCGGGATCTGCTGCATGGGCGTTGTGGTCGCAGGGTATTTGGCCGCGCTGCTCGTATAGCCTGGTATGCGCGACGATACCCTTCCGGCGGCGTTCGAGTTCTACATCGGCGGGAGTGTCGGGCCGTCCCTCTATGTCAGGCTCGCGGACGGCCGGCTC
The genomic region above belongs to Methanoculleus horonobensis and contains:
- a CDS encoding DUF106 domain-containing protein, whose translation is MVDLKKHGPTIALVFTMLVMLSYSIEWIRVTVGHAMDVVLGPFIDTLGVPFFVMILILSSITGLYSSLVQKYTIDYEKMQETQAKMKVFQKEFREAQLSGDEKRVKKLQGRQERMMQDQLEISRQQFTPMAIILVLSVPIFFWLLLRLPEIGTPVAIETGIVMPFFGAVSLSSFAFWIVPAWILWYMLCSLTVSQVIRKSLNIGGL
- the cmk gene encoding (d)CMP kinase, whose amino-acid sequence is MRITISGPPGSGTTSLARYLAGKHGLDLISAGEVFRQLAKEHGMELAEFGKFAESDPSVDRMIDARQKEIGEASDDIVIEGRLSGRMVENADLRIWLSASISCRAKRIAGRDEMDEEGARVYTENRQRSESTRYRNYYGIEIDDLSPYDVVLSSETFGVDALGTIVDAAIACLARQREGAL
- a CDS encoding V-type ATP synthase subunit D, which produces MPVDEIKPTRAGLLIVRRRLALAERVHRLLSMKLDGMMLELVRLTDEAAEERRALEEKYAGAREMAAVAAMMEGATGVLLAALSVEAEPSYTAGHRNIFGVRLPALEPVMVRKTLDQRGYGILGTSSVIDDAADAYEDLLEAIIVTAEREGGVKHLLDDIEKTRRRVNALEFKIIPELTDTRRLIEDRRDEMERQEWTRLRRIKKIKAKRGSGL
- a CDS encoding V-type ATP synthase subunit C; this encodes MPPLGVTSPSCIYACTRFRVRRTALLPREDYLRLMQMSIPGVLGYLSRREEYKHHVLDLAHDFSGAQLIEEAVNRNLAQSFRHAMATAPGDLHTLTGEYLNRWDIANVMAIMRGTVHEIPRRQIRDLLVPAGELDATLLDRLLNFTNCGEAIEALQDWRLYPVLAEYYRVCGEKGAFARIENDLYRQYYADLLGLATTGCSGCRELIAYLRFEIDITNMRNLLRLHCTEEACDLATIDRTMIPGGRIPVEIFRRLYGIETEGEFVSVFLDTGIVPVLAQAVRELRQDPDFSSVDAAELVWQRWHRRRRPVHEIEMAVTRVRLHHLEALSRRHPFSVLPVLAYLERKKYEVANLRAIARGKAFDLAPERIWQYIVL
- a CDS encoding GyrI-like domain-containing protein; protein product: MESSTEKRAPAAYRVNKARRENWRNKMPRISNIELLQKREQPTLSIRTRAKVEDLPMLIGGGYGRMAAYMKELGELLSDVPYVAYHNMDMQNLDVEMGFPVSKVLPEKGDMQPGSIPGGRVVFCMYRGAYRDMAPTYEEMAGWIEKNGLKPVGTAYEHYYNGPEYPESELLTMIVMPVL
- a CDS encoding histone deacetylase family protein — protein: MPCSVVTGDLFAGHDAPGHPESQARLDAALAGVPADVRRIAPERATLKDLALVHTGRHIDLIRSFCRECPPGRVRYLDPDTYVTSRSFDAALYAAGAAWQAVGQALSGKHCFALVRPPGHHATPDRAMGFCLFNNVAVAAAKALLSVDRVAVVDWDLHHGNGTQAAFYTSDRVLYCSVHQAGIFPGTGWPDERGAGPGAGYTVNAPIEAGSTGADYALVFREVFVPVLRRFDPDVVVVSAGQDALFDDPLGSIRLRPEDFGALAGMLVDASPAALALVLEGGYGRSHAGAVGAILAALNGARFEPAGGAAKASTRHLVEAYADRRHAVPL
- a CDS encoding ABC transporter ATP-binding protein, with the protein product MSPETGRETALSLRGVSYTYPGSETPALNGISLELRKGEIVFVTGPTGAGKTTLCLAASGILHHEYGGTLEGAITILGKSVRDYRNMGEIGRDVGVVFDDADAQLIFTTVEEEVASGLENLGIPREEMRQRLREVMEATGIADLADRAPHTLSGGQKQRVAIAATIALGTKILILDEPTAELDAEATAAVSALLRRLSGKGTAVLIVEQKIGELAAIADRMVVVEDGAIARVGSPAEMMQESVREQPAGGDARPPAPAAVLPGEGVPVISIRGLVHHYDGVEAIRGLDLEVASGEIVAVAGENGSGKTTLVKHFNGLLRPTEGSVTVDGLDAATVPIAELARHVGLVFQNPDTMLFAETVADEVAFGLKNIDPGASGEPVDAALLEVGLLHRKTAYPRSLSRGERQRLAIACVIAMKPKVIVLDEPTTGLDARESGRVMEILGRLRQDGHTIVMVTHDMRLGEMYADRIVRMEQGRVIRDSRTYEEEPCLKSCSMSPGRAPFTASTRSPN
- a CDS encoding energy-coupling factor transporter transmembrane component T family protein, producing MSEIMQYVTRESAFHRLHPLTKLIFAVVVVALAVLTSDTVMLAALAGAVVAVAIASGLARDLLRQVPLLLSLAVSLLALTILTIRSGEIVCYLVPQSVPVIGGALPVTAGAIDLALAMSLRFAAMLFAFQLLVISTQPRDLVHVMDRLRMPVDYTLMFLIALRFIPSLQLEGKRIHEAQLARAYNPGNGLAGKIRGLFPIIIPLVSNSLGKATILGLTIDLRGYRSGRRTPMRDLSPGRADVAGICCMGVVVAGYLAALLV